From Spea bombifrons isolate aSpeBom1 chromosome 6, aSpeBom1.2.pri, whole genome shotgun sequence, a single genomic window includes:
- the LOC128499813 gene encoding flavin-containing monooxygenase 5-like, which translates to MVKKVAVIGAGSSGLPAIKCCLDEGLEPTCFERTDDLGGLWRFKDVSEDGRASIYNSVIINTSKEMMCYSDYLIPDDYPNYMHNSKVLQYFRLYAEHFQLIKYIQFKTTVVSIKKSPDFATTGQWEVITECNGQKKKDIFDAILVCTGHHSVPNLPLNSFPGLEIFKGQYFHSRDYKTPEAFKGKKVMVIGIGNTGVDLVVELSAVAKQVFLSTRRGAWLLNRVSDDGYPLDVVHFTRFKSIILTALPTLSCKFIENKINSRVNHDNYGLRPQHRFISQHPTISDDLPNRIIAGKVLMKTDVERFTETDVIFKDGSVEKDIDVVIFATGYRFSFPFFDDSVLKVENNNIPLYKMVFPPHLENPTLACIGYVQPIGAIMPVSEIQARWAARVFKGLNTLPSKEEMMDEITIRKENMQKRYVKSERHTIQVDYVPYMDEIAAEIGCKPNLMKLFVTDPKLAREVFFGPCSPYQYRLFGPGKWKEARRAILTQMDRVIKPTKTRVLKDQSVQSSFSFMFKILGILIVFAAIYASF; encoded by the exons GATGTTTCAGAGGATGGCCGAGCCAGCATTTATAATTCCGTCATCATCAACACATCCAAAGAGATGATGTGTTACAGTGATTATCTAATACCCGATGATTACCCAAACTATATGCACAATTCCAAGGTGCTTCAGTACTTTCGTCTATATGCCGAACACTTTCAGCTCATTAAATATATCCAGTTCAAG ACCACTGTTGTCAGTATAAAGAAAAGCCCAGACTTTGCCACCACTGGCCAGTGGGAGGTTATCACAGAGTGTAatggacaaaagaaaaaagatatttttgatGCTATCCTCGTCTGCACAGGTCACCACTCGGTTCCAAACTTGCCTCTGAATTCTTTCCCAG GCTTAGAGATCTTTAAAGGTCAGTATTTCCACAGTCGCGATTATAAAACCCCTGAGGCATTTAAGGGTAAAAAGGTTATGGTTATTGGTATTGGAAATACAGGAGTTGACCTGGTTGTAGAACTCAGTGCTGTCGCCAAACAG GTCTTTTTGAGCACCAGGAGAGGAGCATGGTTACTGAATCGTGTCAGTGATGACGGTTACCCTTTGGATGTAGTCCATTTCACTCGTTTTAAAAGCATCATTCTGACTGCTCTGCCAACTTTGAGCTGCAaattcatagaaaataaaatcaactCAAGGGTCAACCATGATAACTATGGTCTAAGGCCACAGCACAG ATTTATTAGCCAGCATCCAACTATCAGTGATGATCTTCCCAACCGCATTATTGCTGGCAAAGTATTGATGAAGACAGATGTGGAAAGGTTTACAGAGACGGATGTCATCTTTAAGGATGGGAGTGTGGAAAAGGATATTGACGTGGTCATTTTTGCCACAGGATACCGATtttcctttcccttttttgACGATTCTGTGTTGAAGGTTGAAAACAACAATATACCTTTATACAAAATGGTGTTCCCCCCTCATTTGGAAAATCCTACGCTGGCATGCATTGGCTACGTACAGCCTATCGGGGCTATAATGCCTGTATCGGAAATTCAGGCTCGTTGGGCAGCTAGAGTCTTTAAGG GCCTGAATACGTTGCCATCAAAAGAAGAAATGATGGATGAAATTACCATAAGGaaagaaaatatgcaaaaaag GTATGTGAAAAGTGAGCGCCACACCATCCAAGTGGATTATGTTCCATACATGGATGAAATTGCCGCAGAGATAGGCTGCAAACCAAATCTGATGAAACTATTTGTCACTGATCCCAAGCTAGCTCGGGAAGTTTTCTTTGGACCATGCTCTCCTTATCAATATCGCCTGTTTGGCCCAGGAAAATGGAAGGAAGCCAGGAGAGCCATTCTAACCCAGATGGATCGTGTTATCAAGCCAACTAAGACTCGAGTCTTGAAGGATCAGTCTGTTCAAAgttctttttctttcatgttTAAGATTCTTGGCATCCTGATTGTATTTGCTGCCATATATGCCTCATTCTAA
- the LOC128499805 gene encoding flavin-containing monooxygenase 5-like isoform X1, with the protein MQVKHRQDTMGKKVAVIGAGASGLVAIKSCLDEGLEPTCFEKSDDIGGLWRFKEDPEEGRASIYKSVIINTSKEMMCYSDFPIPDDFPNYMHNSKIFNYFKMYAEHFQLTKYIQFKTIVCSIKKRPDFSTTGQWDVVTENEGKQATAVFDAVLVCSGHHTNAHLPLDSFTGIEKFKGQYIHSRDYKDPEAFKGKRVIVVGIGNSGGDIAVELSRTAEQVFLSTRRGSWVLNRVSDYGYPVDMIVLTRFLNTLKHLLPTSLLNWIGESEINKRFDHATYGLKPKHRIFSQHPMVNDDLPNRIIAGTVVIKSNVVKFTETDAIFEDGSVEKNIDAVIFATGYSFDFPFCEHLRVQKNKISLYKYVFSPELEKQTLAVIGLIQPLGAIMPISELQCRLATRVFNGNQLLPSVSAMKEDIQRKKEEMENRYVSSQRHTIQVDYMEYMDELAELLGVRPNIASLFFTDPKLAWQVFFGPCTPYQYRLFGPGKWDKARKAILTQWNRALKPLRTRHIDSPKGSPIVNLIIIGIVVLLAAVVFYY; encoded by the exons ATGCAGGTAAAGCACAGACAG GACACAATGGGCAAGAAGGTTGCTGTGATTGGAGCTGGAGCCAGTGGTCTGGTTGCCATTAAATCTTGTCTGGATGAAGGTTTGGAACCTACCTGCTTTGAGAAATCTGATGACATTGGTGGTCTATGGAGGTTCAAA GAAGATCCCGAAGAAGGCAGAGCAAGTATCTACAAGTCTGTTATTATTAACACGTCCAAAGAGATGATGTGTTACAGTGATTTTCCCATTCCTGATGATTTCCCAAATTATATGCACAACTCTAAGATCTTcaattatttcaaaatgtatgCTGAGCATTTCCAGCTGACAAAATACATCCAGTTCAAG ACAATCGTTTGTAGCATAAAGAAGCGTCCAGACTTTTCTACAACCGGCCAGTGGGATGTTGTCACTGAAAATGAGGGCAAGCAGGCAACGGCTGTATTTGATGCTGTCCTAGTTTGCAGTGGACACCACACAAATGCCCATCTCCCGCTGGATTCTTTCACAG GCATTGAGAAGTTTAAAGGACAGTACATACATAGTCGAGATTACAAAGATCCGGaagcatttaaaggaaaaagagTGATCGTAGTCGGAATTGGCAACTCTGGCGGTGACATTGCAGTGGAGCTCAGTAGGACAGCTGAACAG GTCTTTTTAAGTACCAGAAGAGGATCCTGGGTTTTGAATCGGGTCTCGGACTATGGTTATCCCGTGGACATGATTGTCCTTACTCGATTCTTAAATACTCTTAAACACTTATTACCTACTTCCTTACTGAACTGGATTGGCGAATCCGAGATAAATAAGAGATTTGACCATGCTACTTATGGCCTGAAACCTAAACACAG aATATTTAGCCAGCACCCGATGGTGAATGATGATCTTCCAAACCGTATTATTGCGGGTACAGTGGTCATAAAGTCTAACGTGGTCAAATTCACTGAAACAGATGCCATTTTTGAAGACGGAAGTGTGGAGAAAAACATTGATGCTGTAATTTTTGCAACTGGCTATAGCTTTGATTTTCCTTTCTGTGAACATCTCAGAGTCCAAAAGAACAAGATCTccttgtataaatatgttttctctcCAGAGCTTGAAAAACAAACCCTAGCTGTCATTGGCTTAATACAGCCACTTGGTGCCATAATGCCTATTTCAGAACTCCAGTGCCGGCTTGCTACCAGGGTTTTCAATG GTAATCAGTTACTGCCATCTGTTAGTGCCATGAAGGAAGATATCCagagaaagaaggaagaaaTGGAAAACCG CTATGTGAGCAGCCAACGCCACACCATACAAGTGGACTATATGGAATATATGGATGAACTTGCAGAGTTATTAGGCGTAAGACCAAACATAGCAAGCCTTTTTTTTACTGATCCAAAGCTAGCCTGGCAAGTTTTTTTTGGACCATGTACACCGTACCAGTATCGGCTTTTTGGGCCTGGAAAGTGGGACAAGGCAAGGAAAGCCATCCTGACTCAATGGAATCGAGCTTTGAAACCACTGAGAACTCGACATATAGACTCTCCCAAAGGAAGTCCTATAGTGAATTTAATCATTATAGGGATAGTGGTGCTTCTTGCCGCTGTTGTCTTTTACTATTGA
- the LOC128499805 gene encoding flavin-containing monooxygenase 5-like isoform X2, with protein MGKKVAVIGAGASGLVAIKSCLDEGLEPTCFEKSDDIGGLWRFKEDPEEGRASIYKSVIINTSKEMMCYSDFPIPDDFPNYMHNSKIFNYFKMYAEHFQLTKYIQFKTIVCSIKKRPDFSTTGQWDVVTENEGKQATAVFDAVLVCSGHHTNAHLPLDSFTGIEKFKGQYIHSRDYKDPEAFKGKRVIVVGIGNSGGDIAVELSRTAEQVFLSTRRGSWVLNRVSDYGYPVDMIVLTRFLNTLKHLLPTSLLNWIGESEINKRFDHATYGLKPKHRIFSQHPMVNDDLPNRIIAGTVVIKSNVVKFTETDAIFEDGSVEKNIDAVIFATGYSFDFPFCEHLRVQKNKISLYKYVFSPELEKQTLAVIGLIQPLGAIMPISELQCRLATRVFNGNQLLPSVSAMKEDIQRKKEEMENRYVSSQRHTIQVDYMEYMDELAELLGVRPNIASLFFTDPKLAWQVFFGPCTPYQYRLFGPGKWDKARKAILTQWNRALKPLRTRHIDSPKGSPIVNLIIIGIVVLLAAVVFYY; from the exons ATGGGCAAGAAGGTTGCTGTGATTGGAGCTGGAGCCAGTGGTCTGGTTGCCATTAAATCTTGTCTGGATGAAGGTTTGGAACCTACCTGCTTTGAGAAATCTGATGACATTGGTGGTCTATGGAGGTTCAAA GAAGATCCCGAAGAAGGCAGAGCAAGTATCTACAAGTCTGTTATTATTAACACGTCCAAAGAGATGATGTGTTACAGTGATTTTCCCATTCCTGATGATTTCCCAAATTATATGCACAACTCTAAGATCTTcaattatttcaaaatgtatgCTGAGCATTTCCAGCTGACAAAATACATCCAGTTCAAG ACAATCGTTTGTAGCATAAAGAAGCGTCCAGACTTTTCTACAACCGGCCAGTGGGATGTTGTCACTGAAAATGAGGGCAAGCAGGCAACGGCTGTATTTGATGCTGTCCTAGTTTGCAGTGGACACCACACAAATGCCCATCTCCCGCTGGATTCTTTCACAG GCATTGAGAAGTTTAAAGGACAGTACATACATAGTCGAGATTACAAAGATCCGGaagcatttaaaggaaaaagagTGATCGTAGTCGGAATTGGCAACTCTGGCGGTGACATTGCAGTGGAGCTCAGTAGGACAGCTGAACAG GTCTTTTTAAGTACCAGAAGAGGATCCTGGGTTTTGAATCGGGTCTCGGACTATGGTTATCCCGTGGACATGATTGTCCTTACTCGATTCTTAAATACTCTTAAACACTTATTACCTACTTCCTTACTGAACTGGATTGGCGAATCCGAGATAAATAAGAGATTTGACCATGCTACTTATGGCCTGAAACCTAAACACAG aATATTTAGCCAGCACCCGATGGTGAATGATGATCTTCCAAACCGTATTATTGCGGGTACAGTGGTCATAAAGTCTAACGTGGTCAAATTCACTGAAACAGATGCCATTTTTGAAGACGGAAGTGTGGAGAAAAACATTGATGCTGTAATTTTTGCAACTGGCTATAGCTTTGATTTTCCTTTCTGTGAACATCTCAGAGTCCAAAAGAACAAGATCTccttgtataaatatgttttctctcCAGAGCTTGAAAAACAAACCCTAGCTGTCATTGGCTTAATACAGCCACTTGGTGCCATAATGCCTATTTCAGAACTCCAGTGCCGGCTTGCTACCAGGGTTTTCAATG GTAATCAGTTACTGCCATCTGTTAGTGCCATGAAGGAAGATATCCagagaaagaaggaagaaaTGGAAAACCG CTATGTGAGCAGCCAACGCCACACCATACAAGTGGACTATATGGAATATATGGATGAACTTGCAGAGTTATTAGGCGTAAGACCAAACATAGCAAGCCTTTTTTTTACTGATCCAAAGCTAGCCTGGCAAGTTTTTTTTGGACCATGTACACCGTACCAGTATCGGCTTTTTGGGCCTGGAAAGTGGGACAAGGCAAGGAAAGCCATCCTGACTCAATGGAATCGAGCTTTGAAACCACTGAGAACTCGACATATAGACTCTCCCAAAGGAAGTCCTATAGTGAATTTAATCATTATAGGGATAGTGGTGCTTCTTGCCGCTGTTGTCTTTTACTATTGA